The genome window TCAAGACATCATCTGAGAAAAGTTTggtatatattaatataagtctttatttgtacattacTAATTACATAAGAACTTTGAATTGAAACAAAAGAATAATTGTACTATGAGAACAATATCTTTGGTACTAATCTATTATTAACCTTTTCATGATTATTATCAGGAAAAAGCTGCAGAAGCTGTAAAACTgcataaaattcataaagAAGATTTCTTTTCAGATCTTGCTAAATCTTCCGGTTTTGATCAATTTTGTAATGGAATTGAACGTGATGTACGTTTCAATCCTACAAATGCCAAACAACTTTGCATTAATCTAGTACGTCATTTATATAAGTTAAAGCAAGAGAATTCTTCGAAACGCAGTAATTATTGCAATTATATACGTTATTGGTTATTTGAGCAAATAGGTGTAATTTATACTAGCGAATCTGGAAGCATAGGTGATGAACCTCTTTCTAAAGAACTTATTAAAACATGGAAAGTTCTTAATATGCTAATGTTAAATAGTACATGTAATccggaagaaataaaaggtgttaaattaaatgaattaaaaaagaggatactttcttatatttattttaaaaatcttgaagaaattaaaaaaattagtaatgaaaatgtaaatgaTTGCAATAAGTATTTAACATATCTTAAGAGTTTTCAGCCAGTACACGACGAATATAAGGATAATTATTGTAAGGAGGCAATTGCATCTTCATCGAATGGTActagttatttttcttgtaattATAAGGATGAGCTAACTTCTCTAATAActgaattagaaaaaagcaaaattggaGATAAAGAAAATCATATAGCAGTTACTTCTGAACCCGCAAGGAGTGAGGGTGTTGCAGTTCAAGTAACTGCAGGAGACCAAAAAGTTTCAGAAGGTTCAACAGAATCAATAGCTTCAGTAGTCGTAGCAAGCTCATCGAGTTCGTCAACTACTGTAACTACATCAATTGAAGTAAGTACTCCCAAAACAGTAAGTCCCTCAAGTCCAGTAACAACCACAGTATCTACAACTCAACcaataacaacaacaacGATGGCAACATCAACAAGTACTGCCACTACAACAAATACAGTAACTACAACAAGTACAACCAGTTCAGGAAGTAAAGGAAAACCATGGATTTTGTCAGTTTTTCGGGTTTATGGGGTCCATCAAGTACATCATCTTTAGCGGCATCACAAACTTCGTCAGTCTCATCAAGAACACCGGATAGCAGAGCTTCAGTAACTACAACAAGTACACCAGCTGCAAAAGGTTCAATAAGCTCAACAGTTCCAATAGACACAGAACGTTTAGCAGCTCCAGTGGTTGTAGAAGCAGAACGTAGAAAATCTTTGGGTCCCCAAACACTGGTGAAGCCTGGGCAGGACGTTCAGAGAGAATCTTCATATAATTCAAACAATGGGAGACATATAGAGACTGCGACAATTACGGATGTTTCTAGTGCTTCAGAAACGTTATATGAAAAGTTAGATTCAAatactattaaaaatatgatcgtGGCTGCAGCAGTACTTGGAATaatattcttcctttttttttacaataaagtaattacttattattttttaaaatataagaatattatattagaagctacatttttatttttttttaaatgtatagtTATAagctaaaaatattt of Plasmodium cynomolgi strain B DNA, scaffold: 0446, whole genome shotgun sequence contains these proteins:
- a CDS encoding CYIR protein (putative;~vir-type antigen); this encodes TPDSRASVTTTSTPAAKGSISSTVPIDTERLAAPVVVEAERRKSLGPQTLVKPGQDVQRESSYNSNNGRHIETATITDVSSASETLYEKLDSNTIKNMIVAAAVLGIIFFLFFYNKVITYYFLKYKNIILEATFLFFFKCIVIS